In a genomic window of Pseudomonadota bacterium:
- a CDS encoding IS256 family transposase: protein MAVEKDLLDRLLADYKKPDDLIGGSGLLKQLTKALLERALETE, encoded by the coding sequence ATGGCCGTTGAAAAAGATCTACTTGACCGCCTGCTTGCTGACTATAAAAAACCCGATGATCTGATCGGAGGAAGCGGATTGTTGAAACAGTTGACCAAGGCCCTTCTGGAAAGAGCACTGGAAACCGAGT